Proteins encoded in a region of the Augochlora pura isolate Apur16 chromosome 4, APUR_v2.2.1, whole genome shotgun sequence genome:
- the Lamtor4 gene encoding late endosomal/lysosomal adaptor, MAPK and MTOR activator 4 — translation MLSLERIPGQIGYLVLKEDGAVLTSGGELENDERIANIILGLVTLTNKIDPKGFPSNEAFDKISIVYPDHCYVICLSNKKIHVVKKKLVSATTAVVEQQPHIDV, via the exons aTGCTGTCACTGGAACGAATCCCAGGCCAAATTGGCTACTTGGTTTTGAAAGAAGATGGAGCGGTATTAACG tctGGAGGTGAATTGGAAAATGACGAAAGGATTGCAAATATTATCTTGGGTCTTGTCAcattgacaaataaaattgatcctAAGGGATTTCCCAGCAATGAAGCTTTTGACAAGATATCCATAGTATATCCAGATCATTGCTATGTTATCTGTCtttcaaacaaaaaaattcatGTAGTTAAGAAAAAGTTAGTTTCTGCAACCACTGCTGTTGTAGAGCAGCAGCCTCATAttgatgtataa
- the LOC144469183 gene encoding coiled-coil domain-containing protein 130 homolog → MGERKGTNLYYPPDYDPKVGGLNKFLGTHALRERARKLHMGILIIRFEMPYNIWCDGCGNHIGMGVRYNAEKKKIGMYYSTPLYQFRMKCHLCDNHFEIKTDPANLDYVIVSGARRQENRWDPKENEQIVPETKEVSCRLYDDAMYKLEHGIEDKKTAKSRDSSLENAIALNEAAWKDDYTSNCELRTAFRTRKRELQKKQGIDHLLLKKNGLNIDLVNEHEDDVKLAKLLMHKKDGKKKPHPLKKLVSAVRLQDKLRKLSSVSSGSDVKKHKSEIPKLPELKPQSSSSETVTSTLRTSLVTYDSSDTDNDC, encoded by the exons ATGGGTGAACGTAAAGggacaaatttatattatcccCCTGATTACGATCCAAAGGTTGGGGgacttaataaatttttgggAACCCATGCATTACGTGAAAGAGCACGTAAATTACACATGGGTATCCTTATTATCAGATTTGAGATGCCATACAATATATGGTGTGATGGATGTGGCAATCACATAGGAATGGGTGTGCGTTATAAtgcagagaaaaagaaaattggaaTGTATTATAGCACACCTCTGTACCAGTTTCGTATGAAATGTCATTTGTGTGATaatcattttgaaattaaaacagaTCCAGCG AATCTAGATTATGTAATTGTTAGTGGAGCTAGACGACAAGAAAATAGGTGGGATCCCAaagaaaatgaacaaataGTACCAGAAACCAAGGAAGTGTCTTGCAGACTTTATGATGATGCAATGTATAAGTTAGAGCATGGCATAGAAGACAAAAAGACAGCAAAGTCACGTGATTCCTCCTTAGAGAATGCAATAGCACTTAATGAAGCTGCATGGAAAGATGATTACACTTCAAACTGTGAACTACGCACTGCATTTAGa acaagaaaaagagaattacAGAAGAAACAAGGTATTGACCATCTGCTGCTTAAAAAAAATGGGTTGAATATTGACCTGGTGAATGAACATGAAGACGATGTGAAATTAGCAAAGTTGTTGATGCATAAGAAGG ATGGAAAGAAAAAACCTCATCCCTTGAAAAAATTAGTTTCTGCTGTACGTTTGCAagataaattaagaaaattatcgtCAGTATCTTCAGGTAGCGATGTGAAAAAACACAAAAGTGAAATACCAAAACTACCAGAATTAAAGCCACAGTCATCGTCATCTGAAACAGTGACCAGCACGTTACGTACATCGCTAGTCACTTACGATAGTTCCGATACTGACAACGATTGTTAG
- the Aub gene encoding aubergine: MSDRGAARSRGRGRGRDSRKPPHGPGTYSQEPSTSYQSSSSDRHGSQQPAGAWGRKPGHPGSQAPYERQHSGQSSGSRATERAGSTSDRGPGFVRERESSKMDVDTSGGGDGATLGRGAMRGRRVILPEIHTKPANLVTKKGTTGQPVMLQTNYFKLLTTTDWCLYQYRVDFSPEEDRTVVRKGLLRLHKEAVGTYIFDGTVLYTSQRLKDNLELLSVRQSDDQKIRITIRFVGDMVKGDQHYLQVFNIIMRKCLDLLKLQLVGRDYFDARSKIEVRDYHLELWPGYATSIRQHENDILMCCGIIHKVMRQQTLLDILNEHFNQNNRDYKRFFQDQVTGLVVLTDYNNNTYRITDVDFDATPSSTFQLKNGERITYKDYYKKKYQITIRNSAQPMLVTKMKSKDRRAGQGELIYLVPELCRATGLTDDMRANMHLMRAMSDHTRIAPRGRIDKLMMFNRRLSSERTIVQELKDWNLTLDHKLADIPSRILPQESIVLGGNKKVPSGQFADWTRDLIDKTLFNTVQLNNWVVICTNRAKQDTERFIQTLQKVASGLGCRFVTPRFYYIDDDRSNTYSITLEKIMSSSNPELVYCVVSNNRVDRYGAIKKKCLVDRPVPSQVILAKNLTKNVRSIATKVAIQLVCKLGGAPWSVELPPIDLMVVGFDVCHDPNNKSRDFGAMVATLDRSLTRYFSAVSAHTSGEELCNEFSVNLCKALHCYQQLNKRLPSHIVIYRDGVGEGQVNHVVEHEVEQIKQKLGVVYGETPLKMAFIIVTKRINSRFFYNQNNPPPGTVVDDVVTNPMRYDFFIVSQSVRQGTVTPTAYNVVADTTGWRADQMQRITYKLTHMYYNWSGTVRVPAPCQYAHKLAFLVSQFIYRPPSTQMQNLLYFL; the protein is encoded by the exons ATGTCTGATAGAGGTGCAGCAAGAAGTCGCGGTAGAGGACGGGGTCGTGATAGTAGAAAACCTCCTCATGGACCAGGAACATACTCTCAGGAACCATCTACTTCATATCAATCATCCAGTTCAGATAGACATGGATCTCAGCAACCAGCAGGTGCTTGGGGTCGAAAACCAGGACATCCTGGATCACAAGCACCTTATGAGAGACAACATTCGGGCCAG AGTTCTGGTAGTCGTGCTACAGAACGTGCAGGTTCTACAAGTGATAGAGGGCCAGGTTTTGTAAGAGAGCGTGAATCTTCGAAAATGGATG TTGATACTAGTGGCGGCGGCGATGGTGCGACACTAGGAAGAGGAGCTATGCGTGGACGCAGAGTAATACTTCCAGAAATACATACAAAGCCAGCAAACTTGGTAACCAAAAAAG gaACAACTGGTCAGCCAGTAATGCtacaaacaaattattttaagttacTTACTACTACAGACTGGTGTCTATACCAGTATAGAGTTGATTTTTCGCCAGAAGAAGATCGCACTGTAGTGAGAAAAGGTCTTCTTAGATTACACAAGGAAGCTGTAGGGACGTATATCTTTGATGGAACAGTACTTTATACAAGCCAACGTCTAAAAGAT aacTTAGAGCTGCTCTCTGTTAGACAATCGGACGATCAGAAGATTAGAATTACTATACGTTTTGTTGGAGATATGGTTAAAGGAGATCAACACTATCTTCAAGTCTTTAATATAATCATGAGAAAATGTTTGGATCTTCTAAAACTCCAACTTGTTGGACGCGATTACTTCGATGCGCGTAGCAAG ATAGAAGTGCGGGATTACCATTTAGAACTCTGGCCAGGATACGCGACTTCTATTAGACAAcatgaaaatgatattctCATGTGTTGTGGGATAATACACAAAGTGATGCGTCAACAAACTCTCCTAGATATTCTGAATGAGCACTTCAATCAAAATAATAGGGACTATAAG AGATTCTTTCAAGACCAAGTTACAGGTTTAGTTGTTCTTACGGATTACAATAACAACACGTATCGTATAACGGACGTAGATTTTGACGCAACTCCCAGTTCaacatttcaattgaaaaacgGAGAAAGGATTACATATAAAGATtactataaaaagaaataccaAATCACGATTCGTAACAGTGCGCAACCAATGTTGGTTACAAAGATGAAATCAAAAGACCGACGTGCAGGTCAAGGCGAATTAATATACTTGGTTCCTGAATTGTGTCGTGCAACAG GTTTGACCGATGACATGCGAGCAAATATGCACTTGATGCGAGCAATGTCGGATCATACGCGTATCGCTCCTAGGGGGCGTATAGATAAATTGATGATGTTCAATAGAAGACTTAGTTCTGAACGCACGATAGTACAAGAACTTAAGGACTGGAATTTAACACTTGATCATAAACTGGCTGATATACCATCGCGCATATTACCACAAGAATCTATAGTGCTTGGTGGTAATAAGAAAGTTCCATCCGGACAATTCGCTGATTGGACCCGAGACTTGATCGATAAAACTTTATTCAACACggtgcaattaaataattgggTGGTAATCTGTACAAATCGTGCGAAACAGGATACCGAA AGATTTATACAAACCTTGCAAAAAGTGGCCAGCGGATTGGGATGCAGGTTTGTTACTCCAAGGTTCTACTACATCGACGACGATAGGTCAAATACGTATTCTATAACCTTGGAGAAGATAATGAGCAGTTCTAATCCGGAATTAGTCTATTGCGTCGTATCTAATAACAGAGTTGATCGATATGGTGCCATCAAGAAGAAATGTCTAGTAGACAGACCGGTACCATCACAAGTCATTTTGGCAAAGAATCTCACGAAAAATGTTAGGTCGATTGCTACGAAGGTAGCAATTCAATTGGTGTGCAAATTAGGCGGTGCTCCATGGAGCGTTGAATTACCACCTATTGATTTAATGGTTGTCGGCTTCGATGTGTGTCACGATCCAAACAATAAGAGTCGTGACTTCGGTGCTATGGTCGCGACATTAGATAGAAGTTTAACTAGGTATTTCAGCGCTGTAAGTGCGCATACTTCGGGTGAAGAACTGTGTAACGAGTTCTCCGTCAATTTATGCAAAGCTCTGCATTGTTATCAACAGCTGAATAAACGTTTGCCATcacatattgtaatatatcgTGACGGTGTAGGGGAGGGTCAAGTGAACCATGTGGTCGAACATGAAGtcgaacaaattaaacaaaaattgggCGTTGTTTATGGCGAAACTCCGCTAAAAATGGCATTCATAATTGTTACGAAACGTATAAACAGCCGATTCTTCTACAATCAAAATAATCCTCCACCGGGTACAGTAGTCGATGATGTTGTTACCAATCCGATGAGGTATGATTTCTTTATTGTATCTCAAAGCGTAAGACAAGGTACGGTTACGCCAACCGCATATAATGTTGTCGCAGACACGACAGGGTGGCGAGCAGACCAAATGCAAAGAATTACGTACAAATTAACtcatatgtattataattggTCCGGTACCGTGAGGGTTCCTGCGCCATGTCAGTATGCTCATAAATTAGCATTTTTGGTATCACAATTCATATATCGCCCACCAAGTACTCAAATGCAGAATCTTTTATACTTCTTATAA
- the LOC144469509 gene encoding HEAT repeat-containing protein 3: MGKQRKERRKPHKKNPTGLPSVKDFEEEEAENVIDEDRETALQRVYEEIQSANVEEKLSGLQTLETMSCDSGLAVYIAQGGIAKMVGPLLVDNNVLVRAGSASTLRYIADNGKAEAQESLLKDDIMTPLCSLLKQHYMDWHPTLNQIDKNIKNDEKEAFVQAVTLLWTLCENNELAIKYSNEEDLVSILIKFFDTTIYGMDIATVTMQCLLSLSEDNSVAIKKLKDCEDTLLQLLSLESCEANSTEVICLKTAVTALLINISSYMGTNSVHIVCKAITVLSETLSINCKQLLSKLISILPHEKNAFSSSHKKTVQESRKLFGAQQQALEILANLCSDDLENENSSDLENSDCDIDGIDDVCIDDKLYKTNLSLPLEIIEIFNSCDIIKKVWEKTVAVDKDTVEILEQNVEGKAILQQMHTLKCRAYLCLNNLVSSVEIDAFGSLEDMYRMWLSIGTVVFKDADPNDTELLESATSAMRAILHRLSEVKANFFNQLTLDDIQPMLNGERQCQNANVRANLIRILGNFALILISNDAPESRELVKQVTAFLLDACTTESKIWVIAESLDAIMDIYAEDDSDLLANEVDLVGRLHALIPLFKNKMRQQKKNLGDNMAIVSTVNANITRFIKYKERRMRNT, from the exons ATGggaaaacaaagaaaagagagaaggaaaccTCATAAGAAAAATCCTACAGGACTCCCATCTGTTAAAGATTTTGAGGAGGAAGAAGCTGAGAACGTTATTGACGAAGATCGGGAAACTGCACTTCAAAGAGTATACGAAGAA atacaGTCTGCTAAtgttgaagaaaaattgtcaggATTACAGACATTAGAAACAATGTCTTGTGATTCAGGATTAGCTGTGTACATTGCACAAGGTGGAATTGCTAAAATGGTAGGTCCACTGCTTGTTGATAACAATGTACTTGTAAGAGCAGGAAGTGCAAGTACTTTAAGGTACATTGCAGATAATGGAAAAGCCGAAGCACAAGAAAGTTTGCTGAAAGATGATATTATGACTCCACTCTGTAGTTTGTTGAAACAA CATTATATGGACTGGCATCCAACATTAAATcagattgataaaaatataaaaaatgatgaGAAAGAAGCATTTGTTCAAGCAGTCACACTGTTATGGACATTATGCGAAAATAATGAACTTGCTATAAAGTATTCGAATGAAGAGGATCTTGTatccattttaataaaattctttgataCTACCATTTATGGTATGGACATTGCTACAGTTACTATGCAGTGTCTATTATCTTTGTCAGAAGATAATTCTgttgctattaaaaaattgaaagattgCGAAGATACACTTCTACAATTATTAAGCTTAGAGTCATGCGAGGCAAATTCCACAGAAGTAATTTGCCTTAAAACTGCTGTAACTGCACTATTAATCAATATATCTAGCTACATGGGTACTAATTCTGTGCATATAGTTTGTAAAGCAATAACTGTCTTATCTGAAACACTCTCTATTAATTGCAAACAACTGTTATccaaattaatatcaattttgccTCACGAAAAGAATGCGTTCTCAAGTAGCCATAAAAAGACTGTACAAGAAAGCAGAAAGTTGTTTGGAGCCCAACAGCAAGCATTAGAAATTTTAGCTAATTTATGTTCAGATGAtctagaaaatgaaaatagttctGATCTGGAAAATTCAGATTGTGATATTGACGGTATAGATGATGTTTGTATAGatgataaattgtataaaacgaATTTATCTCTACCTttagaaataatcgaaattttcaatagttgtgacattattaaaaaagtatggGAGAAAACTGTAGCAGTGGATAAAGACACAGTAGAAATATTGGAGCAGAATGTAGAGGGAAAAGCTATATTGCAGCAGATGCATACATTAAAGTGTCGAGCATACctgtgtttaaataatttagtatcgAGTGTAGAAATTGATGCATTCGGCAGTTTGGAAGATATGTATAG aatGTGGCTCAGCATTGGGACAGTTGTATTTAAAGATGCAGATCCAAATGACACTGAGCTTTTGGAATCTGCTACATCAGCTATGAGGGCAATTCTTCATCGATTGTCCGAAGTAAAAGCAAATTTCTTCAATCAATTAACTTTAGATGACATACAACCAATGCTGAACGGGGAACGTCAATGTCAAAACGCTAATGTTCGAGCAAACCTGATACGAATATTGGGAaattttgctttaattttaattagtaacGATGCTCCAGAATCTCGTGAATTAGTCAAA caaGTAACAGCGTTCTTATTGGATGCTTGTACGACGGAATCGAAAATTTGGGTAATTGCAGAATCTCTCGATGCTATAATGGATATCTATGCAGAAGATGACAGTGATCTATTGGCAAACGAAGTTGATTTAGTAGGCAGATTACACGCTTTAATACcgctatttaaaaataag atgCGGCAACAGAAGAAGAATTTAGGGGATAATATGGCAATTGTGTCTACAGTAAATGCGAACATCACAAGATTTATCAAATACAAAGAAAGAAGAATGagaaatacttaa
- the LOC144469510 gene encoding uncharacterized protein LOC144469510, whose protein sequence is MSQPRRPKVSIYDYPEHLNPFNDELNNIQPHTYQDAKSKDSKHKFWTFGRSRKKRSNSFSIKSTWSGLFGKRKDEKEEQQQKRSTITTVSSTYKRESNPKPAAPIQPTKDQEEFNEALGTLARRRKYTLDNSSRYSSSLTVNGDPARIYDGSPQDTTTSIMGDLTPKPPARKFGQVSPKPTDKIPPLDYEIKTVVENGSVTLREKPQETTPIPPLRRFGIRASQRANQSTVDSEDDGRPGDPTFCDENENVPEDYVFKRFTQDAVRKSNLSINSCTSIGSTMSSYGRKKRRAPQPPRPPIKVETTEKIAEAPNIELQIVEPSDIARVTENIDEMTKKSKDLDIDVDEKEEKCVESITDASSSTEASMRKDSTIAPTEVNVEEKLPEETKYTEEKSKQAELRSSPTDDNEKSENKDSTDPEETVTKVEEDVQVEYRRNSRENVEIMKEVDELSPLEGEEVCLRRKNSSDSLSRSDSFSVKDEIEKIEKQIKELEARSSMKESEEDHIGNTRQSLQANRRHFFQNLVNTEKEAIKIEFKEFPREQKDIHVVRLNDSPIPVPAPREPVKVIELHISEPIRQKAEIVEDVNPIPKPRRHRAQSLNDTRSNPVVSTEERISRNENRGKSF, encoded by the exons ATGTCCCAGCCCAGACGTCCCAAGGTTTCCATCTACGACTATCCCGAACACTTGAACCCATTCAACGACGAACTGAACAATATACAGCCGCACACGTACCAGGATGCGAAATCCAAAGATTCCAAGCACAAGTTCTGGACGTTTGGCAGGAGCAGGAAGAAGAGATCCAATAGTTTTTCCATCAAATCTACTTG GAGCGGTTTATTCGGAAAACGAAAGGACGAGAAGGAGGAGCAACAACAGAAGAGATCTACGATTACTACAG TTTCGTCGACCTACAAAAGGGAGTCTAATCCTAAGCCCGCGGCTCCCATTCAACCAACGAAAGACCAGGAGGAGTTTAACGAGGCTCTAGGTACTCTAGCGAGAAGAAGAAAGTATACCCTGGACAACTCGTCCAGGTATAGTTCAAGTTTAACCGTAAATGGCGATCCTGCGAGAATATACGATGGTAGTCCACAAGATACGACCACGTCTATCATGGGCGACCTCACACCTAAACCACCGGCAAGAAA ATTTGGCCAGGTGAGTCCAAAGCCTACGGACAAAATCCCACCGTTGGATTACGAGATCAAGACTGTGGTCGAGAACGGAAGTGTGACGCTTCGCGAGAAACCGCAGGAAACAACTCCCATACCCCCTCT GCGACGATTCGGCATCAGAGCCTCGCAGAGGGCGAATCAGAGTACTGTGGACTCAGAGGATGATGGGCGACCTGGAGACCCGACGTTTTGCGACGAAAACGAAAACGTTCCCGAGGATTACGTATTCAAGAGGTTTACCCAGGATGCCGTCAGAAAGTCCAATCTCTCTATAAACAGCTGCACCTCCATTGGTAGTACGATGAGCTCGTACGGTCGAAAGAAACGGAGGGCACCGCAGCCGCCACGACCTCCTATAAAAGTGGAAACCACCGAG AAGATTGCTGAAGCACCCAACATCGAGCTTCAGATAGTGGAGCCAAGCGACATAGCGAGAGTCACCGAGAACATCGATGAGATGACGAAGAAGAGCAAAGACCTGGACATCGATGTGGatgagaaagaagagaaatgtGTAGAGTCGATTACGGATGCCTCTTCCTCTACGGAAGCGAGCATGAGAAAGGACAGTACCATTGCGCCAACGGAAGTCAACGTAGAAGAGAAACTACCTGAAGAGACCAAGTATAcagaagaaaaatcgaagcaAGCCGAGTTGAGAAGCTCTCCAACAGATGACAACGAGAAATCCGAGAATAAGGACTCTACTGATCCTGAAGAGACCGTCACGAAGGTCGAGGAAGATGTTCAAGTTGAGTATCGCAGGAACTCTCGTGAGAACGTAGAGATCATGAAGGAGGTTGACGAACTGTCGCCTTTGGAAGGAGAGGAGGTGTGTTTAAGGAGGAAGAACTCCTCGGATTCGTTGTCCAGGAGCGACAGTTTCTCGGTAAAAGACGAGAtcgagaaaattgagaaacaaaTCAAGGAGCTCGAGGCGAGAAGCTCGATGAAGGAGTCGGAGGAAGATCATATCGGGAACACAAGGCAGTCGCTTCAAGCAAACCGCAGACACTTCTTTCAGAATCTTGTCAATACTGAAAAGGAAGCGATCAAGATAGAATTCAAGGAGTTTCCTAGAGAGCAAAAAGACATTCACGTGGTGAGGCTGAATGATTCGCCGATTCCCGTACCGGCTCCCAGGGAGCCAGTGAAAGTGATCGAACTTCACATATCTGAGCCGATCAGGCAGAAGGCGGAGATTGTCGAGGATGTCAATCCGATACCGAAACCGAGAAGACATCGCGCACAGAGTCTAAACGATACTCGATCCAATCCCGTTGTTTCAACTGAGGAACGAATCAGTCGCAACGAGAACAGaggaaaatcattttag